Proteins encoded within one genomic window of Granulicella pectinivorans:
- a CDS encoding Rrf2 family transcriptional regulator — MNSRFSIAAHILTLLASTPGERMTSEWIAGSVGTHAVVIRRQLALLRRAGLVGSKGSTGGGWLLLRAPEAITLAEVRRALGEEASFRMHQEPNPECMVGQGVKGALEDVYADAEAAVDRSLEGWTLSDLLDRTRVRGKSSSSKTQV; from the coding sequence ATGAATTCGCGCTTCTCGATCGCCGCTCATATCCTGACGCTGCTGGCCTCGACGCCGGGAGAGCGGATGACCTCGGAGTGGATTGCGGGCAGTGTGGGGACGCATGCGGTGGTCATCCGGCGGCAGTTGGCGCTGCTGCGGCGGGCTGGGCTGGTGGGCTCGAAGGGGTCGACGGGTGGCGGGTGGCTTCTGCTGCGAGCCCCGGAGGCGATCACGCTGGCTGAGGTGAGGCGCGCGCTGGGCGAGGAGGCGAGCTTCCGGATGCATCAGGAGCCGAATCCGGAGTGCATGGTGGGGCAGGGCGTGAAGGGCGCGCTCGAGGATGTCTACGCGGATGCCGAAGCGGCGGTGGACCGGAGCCTGGAGGGGTGGACGCTGTCCGACCTTCTGGACAGGACGCGTGTGCGGGGGAAAAGTTCGTCCAGTAAGACACAGGTCTGA
- the rocD gene encoding ornithine--oxo-acid transaminase, with protein sequence MQALTKDFIELEERYGAHNYHPLDVVVERASGSWVTDVNGKRYLDCLAAYSAVNQGHCHPRILEAMVEQAQRVTLTSRAFRNDQLPLFYEEMHALTGFEMTLPMNSGTEAVESAIKVARKWGYQVKGIPEGKAEIICCTNNFHGRTISIVSFSSDEQYREGFGPYLPGFRVIPFGDATALRDAITPNTCAFLVEPIQGEAGVLIPPDGFLAEASAICKEHNVLFMADEIQSGLGRTGKLFAYMHEGIVPDVLIVGKALSGGFYPVSAVLASREILGVLHPGDHGSTFGGNPLACAIARAALKVIVEEKLSERSAELGVEFLARLKRIESPLIEQVRGRGLWIAMELKGAARPVCEALMEEGILCKETHFNVIRFAPPLTIDREDLEWAGDRIEAVLTRR encoded by the coding sequence ATGCAAGCCCTTACGAAAGACTTCATCGAGCTCGAAGAGCGGTACGGAGCCCATAACTACCATCCCCTGGACGTCGTGGTCGAGCGCGCCAGCGGATCGTGGGTGACCGACGTCAACGGAAAGCGGTATCTCGACTGTCTCGCGGCCTACTCGGCCGTCAACCAGGGCCATTGTCACCCGCGGATCCTCGAGGCGATGGTGGAGCAGGCGCAGCGTGTGACGCTGACTTCGCGCGCGTTTCGTAACGATCAGTTGCCGCTGTTCTACGAGGAGATGCATGCGCTGACGGGCTTTGAGATGACGCTGCCGATGAACTCGGGTACCGAGGCGGTGGAGTCGGCGATCAAGGTGGCGCGGAAGTGGGGCTACCAGGTGAAGGGCATCCCGGAGGGGAAGGCCGAGATCATCTGCTGCACAAACAACTTTCATGGGCGGACGATCTCGATCGTCAGCTTCTCGTCCGATGAGCAGTACCGCGAGGGGTTCGGACCGTATCTGCCGGGATTCAGGGTGATTCCGTTTGGCGATGCTACCGCGCTGCGGGATGCGATTACGCCGAATACGTGCGCGTTCCTGGTGGAGCCGATCCAAGGCGAGGCTGGCGTGCTGATTCCGCCGGACGGCTTCCTGGCGGAGGCTTCGGCGATCTGCAAAGAGCACAACGTGCTCTTCATGGCGGACGAGATTCAGTCGGGGCTGGGGCGTACGGGCAAGCTGTTCGCCTATATGCACGAGGGCATCGTGCCGGATGTGCTGATCGTCGGCAAGGCGCTTTCGGGTGGGTTTTACCCGGTGTCGGCGGTGCTGGCTTCGCGGGAGATCCTGGGTGTGTTGCATCCGGGCGATCACGGCAGCACCTTTGGCGGCAATCCGCTGGCGTGCGCGATTGCGCGGGCGGCGCTGAAGGTGATCGTCGAGGAGAAGCTGTCGGAGCGGTCGGCGGAGCTGGGCGTGGAGTTTCTGGCGCGTCTGAAGCGCATTGAGAGCCCTCTGATCGAGCAGGTGCGCGGTCGTGGACTCTGGATTGCCATGGAGCTGAAGGGCGCGGCGCGACCGGTGTGCGAGGCGTTGATGGAGGAAGGA
- a CDS encoding NAD(P)-dependent oxidoreductase, with protein sequence MKVVLYGATGKSGSRILTELTSRGHQVVAVARNTASLPAGVEAVQDDLSDVARIAATVKGADAVVSAYAPPQDDTDQVIGVTERQVAALSYPGSPRLIVVGGAASLEVAPGVTLLASGHLPQEWVAIASSHAKALDLLKASSIDWTYFSPAAFFVPGERTGKFRLGTDTLIADEKHDSRISLEDYAIALVDELETPKHRRARFTIGY encoded by the coding sequence ATGAAAGTCGTTCTCTATGGCGCAACCGGCAAGTCCGGCAGCCGCATCCTCACCGAACTCACCTCACGCGGACACCAGGTCGTAGCCGTTGCCCGCAACACCGCGTCCCTGCCTGCGGGCGTGGAAGCCGTACAGGACGACCTCAGCGACGTCGCCAGGATCGCCGCCACCGTCAAAGGTGCCGACGCCGTCGTCAGCGCCTACGCTCCGCCGCAGGACGACACCGACCAGGTCATCGGCGTCACGGAGCGCCAGGTCGCCGCGCTCTCCTACCCCGGAAGCCCGCGCCTCATCGTGGTCGGCGGAGCCGCCTCGCTCGAAGTCGCCCCGGGCGTGACGCTGCTCGCCTCCGGCCACCTGCCGCAGGAGTGGGTCGCCATCGCCAGCTCGCATGCCAAGGCGCTCGATCTGCTGAAGGCCTCGTCGATCGACTGGACCTACTTCAGCCCCGCTGCCTTCTTCGTCCCCGGCGAACGCACCGGCAAGTTCCGCCTCGGCACCGACACTCTCATCGCCGATGAGAAGCACGACTCCCGCATTTCATTGGAGGACTACGCCATCGCCCTGGTCGACGAGCTCGAAACGCCCAAACACCGCCGCGCCCGTTTCACCATCGGCTACTAA